Proteins encoded within one genomic window of Gloeobacter kilaueensis JS1:
- a CDS encoding DUF2656 domain-containing protein, producing the protein MLLSHSFDIPEEIVVRLRPEAIARIFIDSLSLFADIDCRFLENSPYWLLEILFPIAEISPEQIGQLCAKALVQRRTEQQAGGWLRSDVLVLGVLRTNPTRSSSPDALQPGNWGVDIVETASSEQFLKAIGWEAKIAQQPADAFFKLVVS; encoded by the coding sequence ATGCTACTCTCCCACAGTTTCGATATTCCCGAAGAAATTGTCGTCAGGCTACGCCCTGAAGCGATTGCCAGAATTTTTATCGATAGCCTCAGTTTATTTGCGGATATCGATTGCCGATTCCTTGAAAATAGCCCTTACTGGCTACTGGAAATTCTGTTCCCGATCGCCGAAATTTCACCCGAGCAGATCGGGCAACTCTGCGCCAAAGCGCTCGTTCAAAGGCGAACCGAACAGCAAGCGGGTGGCTGGCTGCGCTCGGATGTCCTTGTACTCGGGGTTCTACGCACCAATCCGACAAGAAGCAGTTCCCCAGACGCCCTGCAGCCGGGCAACTGGGGAGTGGACATCGTCGAGACAGCTTCGAGCGAGCAATTTCTCAAGGCGATTGGCTGGGAGGCCAAGATTGCCCAGCAACCGGCTGACGCCTTCTTCAAGCTCGTGGTGAGCTAA
- a CDS encoding NAD-dependent epimerase/dehydratase family protein, producing the protein MARRVLITGGAGFVGSQLGLGLAERHPDWQITAFDNLRRRGSELNLFRLQKAGIRFVHGDVRNRDDLDPSALAPDLILECSAEPSVLAGYAAPLYLLQTNLLGTVHCLELARTTGADFVFLSTSRVYPIAGLRNLRYTETATRLQLAGEQNLPGASKHGIAEGFGLEGVRSLYGASKLASELVVGEYADAYGLRTLVNRCGVLTGPWQMGKVDQGVFALWMAAHYFGLPLRYIGFGGSGKQVRDFLHIADLLELIDRQIQQLEQLQGRTFNVGGGVERSLSLLETTALCRQITGRTASILSVAEERPGDVPVFITDARRAMAETGWQPERDAQSTLQEIYEWIARHEAQLKPILTGG; encoded by the coding sequence GTGGCGCGGCGGGTTCTAATTACTGGCGGTGCCGGCTTCGTCGGGAGCCAGCTGGGGTTGGGTCTGGCTGAGCGCCATCCGGACTGGCAGATTACAGCCTTTGACAATCTCAGAAGGCGCGGTTCGGAATTGAATCTCTTCCGGCTGCAAAAAGCCGGGATCCGCTTTGTGCACGGCGACGTGCGCAACCGCGATGATCTAGATCCGAGCGCGCTGGCTCCGGATTTGATCCTCGAATGCTCGGCTGAGCCGTCGGTGCTCGCCGGGTACGCAGCGCCGCTGTATTTGCTCCAGACCAACCTGCTCGGCACGGTTCACTGCCTGGAATTGGCCCGCACGACCGGAGCGGATTTTGTTTTTCTTTCGACCAGCCGGGTCTATCCGATCGCTGGTTTGCGAAACCTGCGCTACACCGAGACGGCGACGCGCCTGCAGCTTGCTGGTGAGCAAAACCTGCCGGGAGCTTCGAAGCACGGCATCGCCGAAGGTTTTGGCCTGGAGGGAGTCCGTTCGCTCTACGGAGCGAGCAAGCTCGCCTCAGAACTTGTCGTGGGCGAGTACGCCGACGCCTACGGCCTGCGGACGCTGGTGAACCGCTGCGGCGTGCTCACCGGCCCCTGGCAGATGGGCAAAGTTGACCAGGGGGTGTTTGCCCTCTGGATGGCGGCGCACTACTTTGGTCTGCCGCTGCGCTACATCGGCTTTGGCGGCAGTGGCAAGCAGGTGCGCGACTTTTTGCACATCGCGGATTTGCTGGAACTCATCGACCGGCAAATTCAGCAGCTAGAACAGCTTCAAGGCCGGACCTTCAACGTCGGCGGTGGAGTGGAGCGCTCACTTTCGCTTCTGGAAACGACGGCGCTCTGCCGGCAGATCACTGGCCGGACAGCCTCCATCCTGTCGGTGGCCGAGGAGCGACCGGGGGATGTGCCGGTTTTTATCACCGATGCGCGCCGGGCAATGGCTGAGACGGGCTGGCAGCCGGAGCGGGATGCCCAGAGTACCCTGCAGGAAATCTACGAGTGGATCGCCCGCCACGAGGCGCAGTTAAAACCCATCTTGACAGGCGGATGA
- a CDS encoding M56 family metallopeptidase, which translates to MNSFEPIAAQLVEGLINGLWQGSLLAGLVWVSLRMLQRRINATTRFAIWWATLLLMLWLPWTHLQVASQPPLTADFHARPRVLIFELPGVVVRAPRLARAHSSRTPSARPASAKSAIHSPHLPQHQVAWPLPGGDWPLVLLGLWLGGAVAMLSRVLIAYWQLGRLKRAMRPLPARHQARLAHWLDYGHSRRRIRLGSCADIQVPVAVGLFEPVILIPEQLAHQLSEAQFDQVGLHELAHLRRWDDWSNLAQRLIEAVFFYHPAVRLIGGQLASEREIACDDWVVAVTGKARPYAECLARLVELLAHAPQAAAGSLSIGRQIAYRVTLLLDSRRPASPHLRKANLAVALFALALMAVISSHSPVIAVPVRLGLPVEPEAVTVVTPATVPAASTPPAAPQPAQPPVAPVAKTARPPHPPQPPVPPTPVRHPLLPRLAQADTAPQGTITITDGDGHRQMVFDAQQLKDTLKDQQDTIRDSVAAAMKFKDLGLEIKDRVLRNLKDVMPVVDVAKARPHNPPKSALSDAERLALLADIVRRDPDAAVRQEALRAIVRMRTEASVQTLVNLYDSTSDISQRRTLLRALARSDSKLALQKLVSIARNDPDAKLRLYALRALEAADASISVPDIDIQLPDVTIDAPANPPEPPEPPDKNP; encoded by the coding sequence GTGAACAGCTTTGAGCCGATTGCAGCCCAACTGGTCGAAGGGCTGATTAATGGTCTGTGGCAGGGCAGCCTGCTGGCCGGCCTTGTCTGGGTCAGCTTGCGGATGTTGCAGCGCCGGATTAACGCCACCACCCGCTTTGCCATCTGGTGGGCGACGTTGCTTTTAATGCTCTGGCTGCCCTGGACCCACCTGCAGGTTGCCTCACAGCCGCCACTCACAGCAGACTTCCATGCCCGTCCGCGAGTGCTCATCTTTGAATTGCCGGGGGTGGTCGTGCGTGCGCCCCGGCTGGCCCGCGCCCACAGTTCAAGAACACCATCCGCCCGGCCAGCGTCTGCCAAAAGCGCAATTCACTCTCCGCACCTCCCACAGCATCAGGTAGCCTGGCCGCTGCCGGGCGGCGACTGGCCGCTGGTCTTACTCGGTCTGTGGCTGGGCGGGGCGGTGGCGATGTTGAGCCGGGTGCTCATCGCCTACTGGCAGCTGGGCCGGCTCAAGCGGGCCATGAGGCCGCTGCCGGCGCGCCACCAGGCACGGCTCGCCCACTGGTTGGACTACGGCCACAGCCGCCGGAGGATCCGCCTGGGCAGTTGCGCCGATATCCAGGTGCCGGTGGCGGTGGGACTGTTCGAGCCGGTGATTCTCATTCCTGAGCAACTGGCCCACCAGTTGAGCGAAGCGCAGTTCGATCAAGTCGGCCTGCACGAGCTGGCCCACCTGCGGCGCTGGGACGACTGGAGCAACCTCGCTCAGCGGCTCATCGAGGCGGTCTTTTTCTATCATCCGGCGGTGCGCCTGATCGGTGGGCAGCTGGCAAGCGAGCGCGAGATCGCCTGCGACGACTGGGTGGTGGCGGTTACCGGCAAAGCCCGTCCCTACGCCGAGTGCCTTGCCCGGCTGGTAGAATTGCTCGCCCACGCTCCCCAGGCAGCGGCGGGCAGCCTTTCGATCGGCAGGCAGATCGCCTATCGGGTGACTCTGCTGCTCGACAGCCGCCGTCCAGCGAGCCCCCACCTGCGGAAGGCCAATCTGGCCGTTGCGCTTTTTGCCCTCGCCCTGATGGCCGTCATCAGCAGCCACTCGCCCGTAATCGCCGTACCGGTGCGGCTGGGTCTGCCTGTCGAGCCGGAGGCAGTGACGGTTGTGACTCCGGCGACGGTACCCGCTGCCAGTACTCCCCCCGCCGCTCCCCAGCCTGCCCAGCCCCCGGTTGCGCCCGTTGCAAAAACAGCGCGTCCCCCCCATCCGCCCCAGCCACCGGTGCCGCCCACTCCGGTCCGCCATCCGCTCCTACCGCGCCTCGCCCAGGCGGACACCGCCCCCCAGGGGACAATCACGATCACCGACGGCGACGGCCACAGGCAGATGGTCTTTGACGCTCAGCAATTGAAGGACACCCTCAAAGACCAGCAAGACACGATCCGCGATAGCGTGGCCGCCGCAATGAAGTTCAAGGACCTTGGCCTGGAGATCAAAGACCGGGTGCTGCGCAACCTTAAAGATGTCATGCCGGTCGTAGACGTGGCAAAAGCCCGCCCCCACAACCCGCCGAAATCGGCCCTCAGCGACGCTGAGCGGCTGGCTCTGCTTGCTGACATCGTCCGCCGCGACCCGGACGCAGCGGTGCGCCAGGAGGCACTGCGGGCGATCGTTCGGATGCGTACCGAGGCGAGTGTGCAGACTCTCGTGAACCTCTACGACAGCACCAGTGACATCAGCCAGCGCCGGACCCTCCTGCGCGCCCTCGCCAGATCCGATAGCAAACTGGCCCTCCAGAAGCTGGTAAGTATCGCCAGAAACGACCCGGACGCCAAGCTGCGCCTTTACGCCCTGCGCGCCCTCGAAGCCGCCGATGCGAGCATCTCTGTACCGGATATCGACATCCAACTGCCTGACGTTACCATCGACGCACCCGCCAATCCGCCCGAACCACCCGAGCCGCCGGACAAAAATCCCTGA
- a CDS encoding YheT family hydrolase: MKPYRAPWYLGDGLAQTLIVGLLHGNAWQRFGSHSPLAPRLPVPPYREQIFGGAEGVPLAGQLARQPGRARGTLILCYGITGSMETSWYNHYLASKAFARGYDVVLYDWRGHGKSAELSPVPPSDGWRDGADIVQIAAQAVAEGCRRPVIAWGCSLGGQIVLWALKAAQQLKSPDIAGAVAVCPNLESNWSLANLRRSWKGQLIEDALVRELRQEVSRRLVRYPELTPAGVLEKLHLIRDFDEQLVISYYGFASVEQYYQRTSGLYLLPELTLPHLILYAQDDPMFDGRIVVELEQRAALNPRTQLVLTEQGGHGCYIGAADEREDEFWALNRTLEFCDELSCAG; the protein is encoded by the coding sequence GTGAAGCCGTACCGGGCACCCTGGTATCTGGGAGACGGTCTGGCACAGACGCTCATCGTCGGCCTGCTGCACGGCAATGCCTGGCAGCGCTTCGGCTCCCACTCGCCCCTGGCTCCAAGGCTGCCGGTGCCACCCTACCGAGAACAGATCTTTGGCGGCGCAGAGGGGGTGCCCCTCGCGGGCCAGTTGGCCCGCCAGCCCGGCAGGGCGCGCGGAACGCTGATTCTCTGCTATGGGATCACCGGCTCGATGGAGACGAGCTGGTACAACCACTATCTGGCAAGCAAAGCTTTTGCACGCGGTTATGACGTGGTGCTCTACGACTGGCGCGGCCACGGCAAAAGTGCTGAGCTCTCGCCGGTGCCACCCTCGGACGGCTGGCGCGACGGTGCGGATATCGTGCAGATCGCCGCTCAGGCTGTGGCGGAGGGATGCAGGCGACCGGTGATTGCCTGGGGCTGCTCGCTGGGAGGGCAGATTGTGCTCTGGGCTCTCAAGGCAGCCCAGCAACTGAAGAGCCCCGATATTGCCGGAGCGGTCGCTGTTTGTCCGAATCTCGAATCGAACTGGTCACTGGCCAACCTCAGGCGCAGCTGGAAAGGGCAGCTGATCGAGGACGCTCTGGTGCGGGAATTGCGCCAGGAGGTGAGCCGCCGCCTTGTTCGTTATCCTGAGCTGACGCCCGCTGGAGTTCTCGAAAAGCTACACCTCATCCGCGACTTCGACGAGCAGCTTGTCATTTCTTACTACGGATTTGCCTCCGTCGAGCAGTACTACCAGAGGACCAGCGGCCTCTACCTGCTCCCAGAGCTGACTCTGCCGCACCTGATTCTCTATGCCCAGGACGATCCGATGTTCGACGGGCGCATCGTGGTAGAACTGGAGCAGCGAGCGGCCCTCAACCCCAGAACGCAACTCGTTCTTACCGAACAGGGCGGGCATGGCTGCTACATCGGCGCGGCGGACGAGCGAGAGGATGAATTCTGGGCCCTCAACCGCACCCTCGAATTTTGCGATGAACTTTCTTGTGCCGGCTAG
- a CDS encoding phycobilisome rod-core linker polypeptide has product MNVLTGSNQRGSKLFKVTINPTPAVTHHEWPSLDTYEPSQNSYSLLVPLDRLLSEMTQIKNKGGRIVEIVAADVAATTDQSTVVFESAARPVVTTLWSKASEQDVQAVITAAYKQVFGNTYVLESERLVSAESLLRNRSISVRDFVRFLAKSDLYKERFFSCTSNNRFIELNFKHLLGRAPYNQSEIVEHLDRYQAQGYEAEIDSYIDSDEYSAAFGDTIVPYYRGFKSQNGQTIAGFERMFRLYRGDAGSDTNLNQTGQVRRVDPKKLLRSGRGIV; this is encoded by the coding sequence ATGAATGTGCTCACCGGCAGCAACCAGAGGGGCAGCAAGCTGTTCAAGGTCACGATCAACCCCACTCCGGCTGTCACCCACCACGAGTGGCCCAGCCTCGACACCTACGAGCCGAGCCAGAACAGCTACAGCCTCCTGGTCCCCCTGGACCGGCTTCTGTCCGAGATGACCCAGATCAAGAACAAGGGCGGCCGCATCGTCGAGATCGTCGCAGCGGATGTGGCGGCGACGACCGACCAGAGCACGGTGGTCTTTGAGTCGGCTGCCCGGCCAGTGGTAACGACCCTGTGGTCTAAAGCTTCCGAGCAGGATGTCCAGGCGGTGATCACCGCCGCCTACAAGCAGGTATTCGGCAATACCTACGTCCTCGAAAGCGAAAGGCTCGTCTCCGCCGAGTCGCTGCTGCGCAACCGCTCGATCAGCGTCCGCGACTTTGTCCGCTTTCTGGCCAAATCGGACCTCTATAAAGAGCGCTTCTTCTCCTGCACCTCCAACAACCGCTTCATCGAGTTGAACTTCAAGCACCTGCTAGGCCGCGCTCCCTACAACCAGTCGGAGATCGTCGAGCACCTCGACCGCTATCAGGCCCAGGGCTACGAAGCTGAGATCGACTCGTACATCGACAGCGACGAGTACAGTGCCGCCTTCGGTGACACGATCGTGCCCTACTATCGCGGTTTTAAATCCCAAAACGGCCAGACGATCGCCGGCTTTGAGCGGATGTTCCGCCTCTATCGGGGCGACGCCGGTAGCGACACCAACTTGAACCAGACCGGCCAGGTGCGCCGGGTCGATCCCAAAAAATTGCTGCGCTCCGGTCGCGGCATCGTCTAA
- a CDS encoding M23 family metallopeptidase, with protein sequence MGRRTGFALLVLLLIGVGALRAEDSVDSSTTETVRVFPDNPLPGNTLQIVTRNQVAVRFEEHDFPSFPIATGEWRALVPLSALMHPREYPLEVLSGPNTWTIPLRVAPRRFGLQRISLSAGRAALEATPTEEEAIGSALRTLSPEQFWQLPFRRPSGGRISSGFGLRRTYNGVLEQNYYHRGYDFAAPQGAGVIAPAAGRVVLVGTTQRGFRLHGNTLVLDHGQGVTSIYIHLSRILVRRGEMVKAGQRIALVGSSGRATGAHLHWGIYAHGVAIDPADWLAGRICCRASGNSSAAAAESAS encoded by the coding sequence ATGGGCAGGCGCACTGGCTTTGCCCTGCTGGTTCTACTGCTCATCGGGGTCGGAGCGCTCAGGGCCGAAGACAGCGTTGATTCTTCGACTACCGAGACGGTGCGCGTCTTTCCAGATAACCCCCTGCCGGGCAATACCCTGCAAATCGTGACCCGCAATCAGGTGGCGGTGCGCTTTGAAGAACACGACTTTCCCAGTTTCCCGATCGCCACAGGCGAATGGCGCGCTCTGGTGCCGCTCTCGGCGCTGATGCACCCGAGGGAGTATCCCCTGGAGGTTCTTTCTGGCCCCAATACCTGGACGATCCCGCTTAGAGTAGCGCCGCGCCGCTTTGGGCTGCAGCGCATTTCACTGTCGGCTGGCCGTGCTGCGCTCGAAGCCACCCCGACCGAGGAGGAGGCGATCGGCAGCGCCCTGCGCACCTTGAGCCCCGAACAGTTCTGGCAACTGCCCTTTCGGCGACCGAGCGGTGGCCGGATCTCGAGTGGCTTCGGCCTGAGGCGCACCTACAACGGCGTCCTTGAGCAGAACTACTACCATCGCGGCTACGACTTTGCCGCTCCGCAGGGGGCGGGCGTCATCGCCCCCGCCGCCGGTCGCGTCGTGCTCGTCGGTACGACCCAGCGCGGCTTTCGCCTTCACGGCAACACCCTCGTCCTCGACCACGGCCAGGGGGTGACGAGCATCTACATTCACCTGTCGCGCATCCTGGTGCGCCGGGGAGAAATGGTCAAAGCCGGTCAGCGCATTGCCCTGGTCGGCAGCAGTGGCCGGGCCACCGGAGCGCACCTGCACTGGGGCATCTACGCCCACGGCGTCGCCATCGATCCGGCGGACTGGCTGGCGGGGCGCATCTGTTGCCGGGCTTCCGGCAATTCTTCCGCCGCTGCGGCTGAAAGTGCTTCATAA
- a CDS encoding BlaI/MecI/CopY family transcriptional regulator, which translates to MARKKSPTLTEAELRLMEVLWQRGEATVAEVVEALPKRLALAYSTVLTTMRILEQKGYVRHTEEGRAYVYHPLIDRNQARRSAVQYVVSRFFNNSPELLMLNILENEAIDADELERLKAMIKNAQEDGSEQL; encoded by the coding sequence GTGGCCAGAAAGAAGTCGCCGACGTTGACCGAGGCAGAGTTGCGGCTGATGGAGGTGCTGTGGCAGCGGGGGGAGGCCACGGTGGCGGAGGTGGTCGAGGCACTGCCCAAGCGCCTCGCCCTCGCCTACAGCACGGTGCTCACGACCATGCGCATTCTCGAACAGAAGGGGTACGTCCGCCACACCGAGGAAGGCAGGGCTTACGTCTACCATCCGCTCATCGACCGCAACCAGGCGCGGCGCAGCGCGGTGCAGTACGTGGTGAGCCGTTTTTTCAACAACTCGCCGGAGTTGCTGATGCTCAATATTCTCGAAAACGAAGCGATCGATGCGGACGAGTTGGAGCGCTTGAAAGCGATGATCAAAAATGCACAGGAGGACGGCAGTGAACAGCTTTGA
- a CDS encoding 2-phosphosulfolactate phosphatase family protein: MQVSVFHTPELVPEGRPACAVAIDVLRATSTIATALANGAAAVHVFADLKTLDAAANHYPQDQVLRGGERDGKQVEGFDFGNSPFFCTRERVADRHIFMSTTNGTRTLQRISHAPVVLTAALINVAYVAEFIRAQAFETVWLVGSGWQGSFSLEDTACAGALVEQLGGAANDEAVAAAALFDSWQDDLVELFEKASHGQRLLKLGLLDDIVYCATANSVRSLPCQREPGVLVQGLTG; the protein is encoded by the coding sequence ATGCAGGTTTCCGTTTTTCACACGCCCGAACTGGTTCCCGAGGGCCGGCCCGCCTGTGCTGTCGCCATCGACGTGCTGCGCGCCACCTCCACGATCGCCACAGCCCTCGCCAATGGGGCGGCGGCGGTCCACGTCTTCGCCGATCTCAAGACACTCGATGCCGCTGCCAACCATTACCCGCAAGACCAGGTGCTGCGCGGCGGTGAACGCGACGGCAAACAGGTCGAAGGTTTTGATTTTGGCAACTCGCCCTTTTTTTGCACCAGGGAGCGGGTAGCAGACCGGCACATCTTCATGAGCACGACCAACGGCACGCGCACCCTCCAGCGCATCAGCCACGCGCCGGTGGTGCTCACCGCCGCTTTGATCAACGTCGCTTACGTGGCCGAATTTATCCGTGCCCAGGCGTTTGAGACCGTCTGGCTGGTGGGCTCCGGCTGGCAGGGCAGCTTTTCGCTGGAGGACACTGCCTGCGCCGGTGCCCTCGTCGAGCAGTTGGGCGGGGCGGCCAACGACGAGGCAGTGGCGGCGGCAGCCCTCTTCGACAGCTGGCAGGACGACCTGGTCGAATTGTTCGAAAAGGCCAGCCACGGCCAGCGTCTGCTCAAACTCGGCCTGCTCGACGACATCGTCTACTGTGCGACGGCCAACTCGGTGCGCTCTCTGCCCTGCCAGCGGGAGCCGGGGGTTCTGGTGCAGGGGCTCACCGGATGA
- a CDS encoding DUF2993 domain-containing protein, producing MNFVVSVLMFLFALTGVAGFYVDRLVSDLIRSQLQGAERLEVRVEAIPNYKLAWGDIDRLRFAGRGLSVRPGLRIALLDLETDAISVDLTSLGKVPRLRRPLQAAVHVELSEDDLNRALNTPEILKTLETIRVELPGAVGGSGQPEVATFTQPHITLLNANEVLLQAVVKVQGRTETLLVTFRSGLAVEDGLRLRLVKPTFTLNDVPVPPEIADVFLSSLNQIVDLEQLASQGIQARILKFAVTPGEMDLAGFARIDKIPGTP from the coding sequence ATGAATTTTGTGGTGAGCGTGCTGATGTTTCTGTTTGCGCTCACCGGGGTAGCCGGTTTTTATGTCGATAGGCTCGTAAGCGACCTGATCCGCTCCCAGTTGCAGGGGGCGGAGCGGCTGGAGGTGCGGGTCGAGGCGATCCCCAACTACAAGCTCGCCTGGGGAGATATCGACCGCTTGCGCTTCGCCGGGCGGGGTCTCAGCGTCCGCCCAGGGTTGCGCATTGCCTTACTCGACCTGGAGACCGACGCCATCTCCGTCGATCTCACCTCCCTGGGCAAAGTGCCCAGGTTGCGGCGGCCCCTGCAGGCGGCGGTACACGTCGAACTGAGCGAGGACGACCTCAACCGGGCGCTCAATACACCCGAAATCCTCAAGACCCTCGAGACGATCCGCGTCGAATTGCCCGGTGCCGTCGGTGGTTCCGGTCAGCCGGAGGTGGCGACTTTTACCCAGCCACACATTACGCTCTTAAATGCCAACGAAGTGCTGCTGCAGGCGGTCGTCAAAGTCCAGGGCCGCACCGAGACACTTCTGGTGACCTTTCGCTCCGGGCTCGCTGTCGAAGATGGCCTGCGCCTGCGCCTGGTGAAGCCCACGTTTACCCTCAACGATGTGCCGGTTCCGCCGGAGATCGCCGATGTCTTCTTGAGCAGCCTCAATCAGATCGTCGATCTAGAGCAACTGGCCTCCCAGGGTATTCAGGCGCGCATTCTCAAATTTGCCGTCACCCCCGGCGAGATGGACCTTGCAGGCTTTGCCCGGATCGACAAGATCCCAGGCACTCCCTGA
- a CDS encoding sodium:solute symporter family protein, with translation MRLEWLDWAIIFIYFLGSLAIGLLFTGRAGKNLSEFFLSGRDVPWWLAGTSMVATTFAADTPLAVAGLVIKNGVAANWLWWSFVMGGMLTVFFFARLWRRSEVLTDLEFIELRYGGRPAALLRGFRSLYMGIAINSIIMGWVTLAMVKILGLTMGIDKWHAVFFCFAVTGFYTMLSGLWGVLVTDAFQFVIKMTGCVALAIFGLNAIGGIDGLKASLDTHYAAKGGADAILALTPAFDSPWMPIGTFLVLVSIGWWASWYPGAEPGGGGYVAQRVFSSRTEKDSLLATLWFTVAHYCLRPWPWILVALVALVLHPELTAPGADPETGYIRVMIDVLPFGWRGLMLAAFAAAYMSTIATHLNWGTSYLINDFYRRFLRTDASENHYVWASRLATILVMVLGGLATLNMDSISGAWQLMLALGAGTGPVYLLRWYWWRVNAWSEISAQGCALLSYVVLSYWLHLNTDNPNDLALSLVISVTVTTACWLVVTFLTQPETPAVLERFYRRIHPEGPGWKPVRNRLGLPATSFSLSATINWLCGVVLVYGFLFGVGKLIFKEWLTGSLFVGVGLVAGLLLVRNFQGFAPPADERLPEPAVGEE, from the coding sequence ATGCGACTTGAGTGGCTTGATTGGGCGATCATCTTCATTTACTTTCTAGGCTCGCTTGCGATCGGGCTATTGTTTACCGGGCGGGCGGGCAAGAACCTGAGCGAATTTTTTCTTTCTGGCCGGGATGTGCCCTGGTGGCTGGCGGGTACATCGATGGTCGCCACCACCTTCGCCGCCGACACACCGCTGGCGGTGGCGGGTCTTGTGATCAAAAACGGAGTAGCTGCCAACTGGCTGTGGTGGAGCTTCGTGATGGGCGGTATGCTCACGGTCTTCTTCTTTGCCCGGCTCTGGCGGCGATCCGAGGTGCTCACCGACCTCGAATTTATCGAATTGCGCTACGGCGGCAGACCGGCGGCGCTATTGCGCGGTTTTCGCTCGCTCTACATGGGTATCGCCATCAACTCGATCATCATGGGCTGGGTCACCCTGGCGATGGTCAAGATCCTGGGGCTGACGATGGGCATCGATAAGTGGCACGCCGTCTTCTTTTGCTTTGCAGTCACCGGCTTCTACACGATGCTCTCGGGGCTGTGGGGGGTACTGGTCACCGACGCCTTTCAGTTTGTGATCAAGATGACCGGCTGCGTCGCCCTCGCCATCTTTGGCCTCAACGCCATCGGCGGCATCGATGGCCTCAAAGCCTCCCTCGACACCCACTACGCCGCCAAAGGCGGTGCCGATGCGATCCTGGCCCTTACCCCCGCCTTCGATTCGCCCTGGATGCCCATCGGTACGTTTCTGGTGCTGGTGAGTATCGGCTGGTGGGCTTCCTGGTATCCGGGAGCGGAGCCGGGCGGCGGCGGCTACGTCGCCCAGCGCGTCTTCTCCTCGCGCACCGAAAAAGATTCGCTGCTTGCCACGCTCTGGTTTACCGTCGCCCACTACTGCCTCAGACCCTGGCCCTGGATTCTGGTCGCCCTGGTCGCTCTGGTATTGCATCCGGAACTCACCGCTCCGGGAGCGGACCCGGAGACGGGCTATATCCGGGTGATGATCGACGTGTTGCCCTTCGGCTGGCGCGGATTGATGCTTGCGGCTTTCGCTGCCGCCTACATGTCCACGATCGCCACCCACCTCAACTGGGGCACGTCCTATCTCATCAACGATTTTTACCGGCGCTTTTTGCGCACGGACGCCTCCGAAAACCACTACGTCTGGGCCTCGCGCCTCGCTACGATCCTGGTCATGGTGCTGGGGGGGCTCGCGACCCTCAACATGGACTCGATCAGCGGAGCCTGGCAGCTGATGCTCGCCCTCGGGGCCGGTACGGGGCCGGTCTATCTGCTGCGCTGGTACTGGTGGCGCGTCAACGCCTGGTCGGAAATCTCTGCCCAGGGGTGCGCGCTTTTAAGCTACGTCGTGCTCAGCTACTGGCTGCACCTCAACACCGACAACCCCAACGACCTGGCGCTGTCGCTGGTGATCTCGGTGACGGTGACGACCGCCTGCTGGCTGGTGGTCACCTTCCTCACCCAGCCGGAGACCCCGGCAGTGCTCGAGCGCTTCTACCGCCGGATCCACCCGGAGGGACCGGGCTGGAAACCCGTGCGCAACCGCCTCGGCCTGCCTGCTACCAGTTTTTCGCTCTCCGCTACGATCAACTGGCTGTGCGGCGTCGTGCTCGTCTACGGTTTTCTTTTTGGTGTGGGCAAGCTCATCTTCAAAGAATGGCTTACAGGCAGCCTGTTCGTGGGCGTGGGCCTCGTTGCCGGTCTCCTGCTGGTGCGCAACTTCCAGGGCTTTGCTCCCCCGGCTGACGAAAGGCTGCCGGAACCTGCTGTCGGCGAGGAATGA
- a CDS encoding DUF3493 domain-containing protein gives MDGEEVARQRARLLTEAANPFRKLRLWLYLAFGASGVIGFFVAFFRVLAGRELQSSLINLAVQSGVIALMVILWRFEAQRESEMVERYLKRRDRRQR, from the coding sequence ATGGACGGCGAGGAGGTCGCTCGTCAGCGGGCGAGGCTGCTCACGGAGGCGGCAAACCCCTTTCGCAAGTTGCGCTTATGGCTGTACCTCGCCTTCGGCGCAAGTGGGGTGATCGGTTTTTTTGTCGCCTTCTTTCGGGTGCTGGCGGGTCGTGAGCTGCAATCCAGCCTGATCAACCTTGCTGTACAGAGCGGGGTGATCGCTTTGATGGTTATCCTGTGGCGCTTTGAGGCGCAGCGCGAGAGTGAGATGGTCGAGCGCTACCTCAAGCGGCGCGATCGGCGGCAACGGTGA